In Brassica napus cultivar Da-Ae chromosome C2, Da-Ae, whole genome shotgun sequence, the sequence TTAAATGGAGGTGGGTCTAAATGGAAATGAAGCAGCTCTAccctttttaatatatttaactagGTAAGTGATCCGCGCCGTGCACGGAGTGGAATAGTTgattagattatttattttacgttGTAGTAGGGGATTTGTCGTATAGTGTTTTTAAGGGATGACCTTTCACATATATGTTCGGATGCAGTTGATCTATtcagattttgaattttaagaGTTAATAATTTAAATCTGATTTGGCTATTTACAAATTTTCTTATAGATTTGGTTCGAATCATTACGGTTTCAGTTCGGGTTGGACTTCCGGTGCccatttatattatgtatttttttaacaaaaatctaaataaactTAAGTCCtgaaaatcagaaaataaaataatataaaacataaaatttgaataatgtaagactaaatacttaaatttacattaaattagttcaatttaaatatttggatggagaacaaatagatattttcagtattttgaacattttttattatagatatttACTTGTGattattttggtatatttttatatttccatatttttgaatatctaatagatttaaaatttgaaataactaatatatttaggtatataattgtgatttgaatatttttggtaTCCAAAATTGGATTCGGGTCATGTTATccgaatattaaaattttagatctatTTGAGTACTTAATTTGttttagtttgtgtttagtattactttcaaatcaagttatGTTCGGTTCTTTGGATCTAGATATTTTACCCAGACCTAGTTTTTCTACTAatataaagcaaaataaaataaatgtaaaccAAATATTTTGGAGTTATTTTACATACAATTATTGGATCATTCCATAAGAATAACAATCAAAATTTTTGGACGGTATGTCAATATTGTTGGGCAAGTTGAAAAATTGACTTAGTGTACAACCAATAACGTGTACCTTATAATTTTTTggcaaatataataaaaacacgaTACAATCGAGTGAAACGGGGTTACTGTTGCGTCGGAAATAATGTGATCTCTTCTATCGGTACCtgaattatgtttttcaatcgatttcaattttttctctctttttaaatcttttctattttctgatttttttctaccaatgattatgttttaaatttttggtctgatatgaaaattttgtaaagaaaagCAATACTTGATTAAACTAAAGATCCGGCTTTGTGTGTGGTGTTTTTCACCTTAGTTTTCTTAATTCATAACCAATCACAATTATTTGTTGCATTCGTGTACAAAAGCCTGAACCATGGCTAATTTTGGCAAGGTACGAAACTTTccgtttctaaaaaaaattcgtTCAAGCATTTTAGTTGATGtgaattttaatgattttgtatttttttatttcagcaATGATATTATTTAAGTTGATTGGAGAGAACTTCACTTCACTAATACAAAGATTAAAAATGCAGGAACCAAAAAATgagttgattaaaaaaattagtgtgtGGACACATTAAATTTTATGCACCGGAGTTAAGAAAATTTGTGTGTGAAcacattaaattataaataattatgagGCTATCATGTCagcattttaattttaaataattgtgAATCTGCCGAATGTCAAATAGtatgtgaacacatttattacaaatgtttctattttaatatatagtggataaaactttaaaagtgCATGTGAAAACCTAGTACTCCCTCTCCTTCATAAAAATGTcattctaaaattttttttttgttacacaaaaataTCTCTTTATAATTCCAATGTAAATTACATGTACTTTCAGCTTGAAATTAATTGCAAATtgtattgattttataaatattttatttatctcaaatactattggtcaaATAAGTGTAATTAATTACAacttaaataaatttcaattactttcttaatctgtgtgaaaaatgtcaaagtgacacttattaaaaatgaagggagtattatattaaattagaagtataatatgaattaaatatgacaaaAGTATATTGAATTAGTAGATTAacctattttattttgaaatatattgttttaagtAAATTCGTAAAATATGTagttatatattcttatatttttatatcatcattttagatgatatattgttttgagtttcaaaaaaaaaggaaagataatatatagttgtagatataaaaaaCCCAAACAATAAGATTATGGAATTACACAATAcataacactaaaatataaattatatattttaaatatataataaaatatactatacatTTATAAATTGAATTGTGTGTCAAACTCTAGTAAACCTTATAAGAAAGCACAACCTGAGAAATATCAAACGATTAATCTACCGGCTTCTTGTAGGTCGGCATTCAATTCCTTGAATGATCAAACCGCACTTCCAATAAGGAGACTTAATCTCAATAACACTCAACTCAACTTCATAACAACCTTTCTCATTGAAGAATTCTCCAAGCTCTGCTTCCATCCACCCATCTTCCCTCTTCTTTGGTTTCATCACATCTCTCATTTCTCCCCTTACTTTTCTAGCATCCTTATCCATATACCCATCAAAGTAGATGAGTTCTCCCCTTACTTTTCTAGCATCCTTATCCATATACCCATCAAAGTAGATGAGTTGTTTAGGAATCTCTTGTCCAACCAATCCAACTCCCACTTCTACTGGCAAATCCGCCAAGCCAGGACATTTATTCACCGTCTTGAACACAATGTAAGCCGAGTAACGAGTTCCAAGGGATAGGAGACGAGTATTCATTTTGCCACGAATCTCAAACCACCATACACTGAGAAGCTCTGCTACCTTTTCAAACCTGcgtataatgatttttttttgttttacaactaaataaatgaaaatgtcTAAAGGATGATAGGCTCGATCGAGTCTTGTTGGGAGAAGTATGCTTTCTAAGGAAAAGTTAAATTAACATACTTCTTTGGAAATATATACTGGTATTTGAGTCCATAACTTCTTAgtcattcaaaaagaaaatgaatgcaAAGATAAAACTGGAATAAAAAGGAATTACCTAGATTCAGGATTTGAAATCCATTGCCAATGTTGAGGACTATTTCCCCATGTGATCGCTAATTCTTTCGCAGATAGCATTATACACTTCTTCCCACTCGCTTTATCTAACCAAAAgctctttgattttcaaaaaaagaaaagaaaaaaaattcaaacaatccgaaaaaatcaatagaaACACATTATTGTTCCCATAATTATCAAACAGAAATCAATGATTATGTAAACGGATATGATCAAATATGACCATGTGTCAGGACAGATCATAATTCATAAATGTATACATTATATACCTTTTTACCATCTTCGATTAAAAAATGATCGCAAAGAGCGAAATAGAGCTCCTTCGTTGAGAAAGCTCGCGGTTGTGGGATCATAGATGCATACCCTAGCGGTAGAAACTTCTCCCATACGCTATCCGACTGGACAGCGGATCCAAAGGTTTTTGAAACGGATGAAACAACACACGCATCCCGAGGACGTGTAAAAGAGATTATGTTAGAGATACATTCCACTGGCAAGTCATCAAAAGGAGATGGCCCGGTCACAATATCCCCTCTGCCTTCAACTCTATATTCAACGCTGTTTTTTTGCCCCATACCCTGCGTTTGTATCAATCGTGCCTGCGTCCTAATAATGCTTGAGAGAGCCAGAGACTTGGTAATGCACTTATGACTCGTCTAAAGTCGGCTATACcgttaaagaaataaaaacgacTTCTCTAAAGTCATCCCCACACATTTACCAAACTACCCTTTGCTTGTGGCATAAGAAAATTCAAAGAGGAAGAATGTATCTAACGTGGAGGGGATTGCATATTACATGgattattaaaaagtttaagacaACTTGTTTGCAAACACATCTGCATCTGTATAATAGATTAAAAGCATGTTCTAAGTTTACATTTGCATAATAGATGAAAAACACACAAATTCACtttattgttataaatcatattgtggatgtccataaccggcccggtctataaccggcccaatgctagagagaCAGAGACTCGGCcgggaggagagagagagagaatcggcatattgcattttccttattagattatgatttgtactctttccatatttgtatttcctttctttagtctttccattattctatgacggtgtaattccttatatataaatggctcattatgtttatgaataatatagaAACATAGATTAcattctctagtttcacaacacattatcagcacgattactctaaaccctaagctaaACAAACCCTAGCCGGCGAATCCATAATCCCCTCGACGATAAACCCTAACCGTTGAGAACTCCCGATcacgaaccctaaacctaatacTCATCCTATTCCTGTTCGTGACACGATCCCAACTCACGACCTCAGACCGTCTCAGCTCGATCCCGAGACACGATCTCAGCCAGCTCCCGATAGAAGACTCGATACCGCTCGCGATAACAGCTTGTTTCCGTTCGTGATCAGACGATCTCAGCTTCAGCTTGCGTTCCCGATACCAGCAAGGACAGCTCGCGATACGTTCCAGCTCTAGACGACCTCAGCTCGTTCGCGTATCAATCTCAACGTTCAGCTCACGATCCTCATCTCattggtggtccattcaaccctacTTGAGGTTAAGGTAATCCTTAAACCTTAATCGAAACCCTAGGGTAATAGAGCAAAACcccaatgagtaaatcgaagctcataatcataagttcgaTTCCCTAAACCCCAATTAATCTAATGATCAAAATCGTTTTCCTAATACCTTTAGCCGCATACATGCATAATGCATGCTATGCATGAAATCgattaaaaccctaaagctaaTGCATAATCGATTTTATCCAAACCCTAATTAATCTTTGAGATCGAAATTGATTGTTTGAATGATTGTATGTTTGGATATAGTATGCTAGacttgattaattaaaacccTATTGAATTTGATCACATAGAAATCGATTGGTAGGATTGATAATCTCATTCTTGAATTTGCTTGTTTGAATTGATAAAACCGAttgaatgattttaaaattgaagtcgcattgattgtttgatcgaaaccctaatgtcttgaaattaaaatcgaatactatcttgtttgattgattaaaaccgaatgcttgaattgaaatagaaataaCTAGCTAGGTTAAATGATTTATGCATTCTCATCTTGATAATGATCCGGCTGGTATTGATAGTTTTCATACATTCTCGAATGAACCCTAATTGATGCATTGCTCGACTatttgattgcaattacacattGAACTCTTAGAAAACCGTTTGCTAAGATTGAAAACGAATGACCATTGTATTGATTGCATTGAAACCGTTTGCTAAAATTGTAGCCGTGCTGCTTGTTTGCATCATGCATGCATAATAGTACGAATTGATTGAATATAGAATCCGAATGCTAAGATTGAACATGTATGCATCATATACGAATGACCTATTTGCATCATACCTAGAATCCGGATTGCTTGAGCATATTGATTGCATTCGCTTGAAcacttttaaatctaaattatgaaacatatgatttcagatgtcgaaaatcaacaacttggattttgctgccctaaatctctctggagataattacttgcaatgggcactgatgctaagatcatcctaaaatccaacggataaggatatgcttgagaaaaccttttccaccttccacacaagcaatattgtgttgttacaacaacagtaccgtgagaagggcttcacgaattatgctaatctgatctcttgcccattacctgaggcacatgcggccgtagaGGATAAGAAAGAGTCAAACCATGTCCAGAGTGATAGCCAACACGGCCGTGGTcgtggaaaatggcatggacgtGGTGGTCGAGGCCGAAACTCGTTTGGTCGAGGCCAAGGCAACTCATATGGCCGTGGCCAAGGAAACTCTTATGAAGGCCATGGTACATCATTTAAACcacaaaactcgaccaaatccgtgtgccatagatgtggtatggataatcattgggctaagacatgtagcactcccaaacatctcgttgacctctaccaagagagtttgaaagggaagaatcctgaagctcatatgacttatcaagatggtgaagatgatttcaatcatgaacgagacgatcttatggattatgaaacttcaaattgtttaaaagaatgaagttgaattcgacatctatgttttgtgttatttgctttgtgttttccatgttttgattgctttgaacttattttattaatgaatgaaagtttttatatgaagtctctaaagtatCATTCCGGGTATAGCCAGTCTCATAGAGGGCTACGGCCAGGCTAACATCATGTCGCCTAAGGGTACGCATCTAGAGATATCTAATGCattgtattcacccagctctaagagaagcctattgagctttaaagacattcgaatgaatggttttcatattgagactaagagcaaaggaaacaaagagttccttcagatcataGAAATCGGTCAAGGacataagaaagtcctagagtctATACCTATGCTCTCTACTGGCCTTTATTACGCCAAGGTCAGTATGATGGAGGCCAATGTCGCATTTAATAAAGTGGCCACCGAGAAATTTACTCTCTGGCACGATCGGTTTTTGAATACAAACGGCCATCCtttttaaagactatacgtcttgataatgctggtgagttcacgtcccaagcgtttaatgattactgtatgtccgtgcgggtaagtgtgg encodes:
- the LOC106391089 gene encoding F-box protein At2g02240-like, which translates into the protein MGQKNSVEYRVEGRGDIVTGPSPFDDLPVECISNIISFTRPRDACVVSSVSKTFGSAVQSDSVWEKFLPLGYASMIPQPRAFSTKELYFALCDHFLIEDGKKSFWLDKASGKKCIMLSAKELAITWGNSPQHWQWISNPESRFEKVAELLSVWWFEIRGKMNTRLLSLGTRYSAYIVFKTVNKCPGLADLPVEVGVGLVGQEIPKQLIYFDGYMDKDARKVRGELIYFDGYMDKDARKVRGEMRDVMKPKKREDGWMEAELGEFFNEKGCYEVELSVIEIKSPYWKCGLIIQGIECRPTRSR